The segment TCGACGGCCGCCATGTCGCCGAGCTGGACCAGGCGCTGGCCGGCTGCCCGCCCGTCGACACCGACCCCCAGGTGCGCTTTCTGCACGCCTGCCGCGCCTATCTCGTCAAGGACTGGGACCAGCTCGTACGGCAGACCGAGCCGCTGCTCGCCGATCCGGTGCTGGGTATCGAGGCGGGGCTGTTCGGCGGGATGGCGCGGGTGCGGCTGGAGATGTACGGGCAGGCCGAGCCGCTGCTGTCCGCGGCGCTGATGCGCTGCCGCAGCGAGCAGCCGCAGCGCAAGGAGCTGCGCTACTGGCTCGCCCGCGCCCATGAGGGCACCGGCCGCAGCGCCGCGGCGCTCCCCCTCTACCGCGCCGTGCACCGCGTCGACCCGGCGTTCATGGACACCGCGGCCCGGCTCGCCGCCATCGCGGAGGGCGACGGCCTGGACGAGGGCTCCGATCTCGCGACGGTCTCCGCCGCCGGCCTCGGCCAGGAAGCCGGCGGCGATCCGGATCCGCTGGCCCCGCTCGATCCGGTCGACGGCCGTGAGCTGCTGGTGACCGGCGAGGCGGACGGTCCTGAGGGCGAGCCGGGTGGTGTGCCCGCCGGGGGCGACGCGGCGGCCCGGGTCAAGGCGACGGCCCCGGTGCCGCGCGGCGCCGAGCGGCTGCCCGCCGGGCCCGCCGATCCGGTGCTGCTGGAGAAGGCGCTGGCCGAGCTGGAGCGGATGGTCGGCATGGAGCCGGTCAAGCGGCAGGTGCGGGCGCTGTCCGCCCAGCTGCGGATGGCCCGGCTGCGGGCGAGCCAGGGGCTGCCGGTGCAGCCGCCGAAACGACACTTCGTCTTCTCCGGCCCGTCCGGCACCGGCAAGACGACCGTGGCGCGGATACTCGGGCGGGTCTTCTACGCCCTGGGACTGCTGGGCGGCGACCATCTCGTGGAGGCCCAGCGCTCCGATCTCGTCGGCGAGTTCCTCGGCCAGACCGCCGTGAAGGCCAATGAGCTGATCGACTCGGCGCTGGGCGGGGTGCTCTTCGTCGACGAGGCGTACAGCCTCTCCAACTCCGGCTACAGCAAGGGCGACGCCTACGGCGACGAGGCGCTTCAGGTGCTGCTCAAGCGCGCCGAGGACAACCGTGACCGGCTCGTGGTCATCCTGGCGGGCTACCCGGAGGGCATGGACCGGCTGCTGGCCGCCAACCCGGGCCTGTCCTCCCGTTTCACCAGCCGCGTCGACTTCCCCAGCTACCGGCCGCTGGAACTGACCGCCATCGGTGAGGTGCTGGCCGCGGAGAACGGCGACCGCTGGGACGAGGAGGCCCGCGACGAACTGTGCAGCATCAGCGGTCATGTCGTCGAGCAGGGCTGGATCGACGAGCTGGGCAACGGCCGCTTCCTGCGCACCCTGTACGAGAAGAGCTGCGCCTACCGCGACCTACGGCTCGCCACCTGGCCCGGCACCCCCACCCGCGACGACCTCGCCACCCTCCGGCTGCCCGACCTGATGCAGGCCTACGGCGAGGTCCTCTCCGGGCGGGGGCCGGATCCGCGGGGGCGGCCGGAGTACTGACCGTCGGGCGCCGGGCGGGCCGCCGGCGCCGGGCCTCGGGACAGCGCTTCCGCCCTCGGCGCCCCGGCCCGGCGCCGCCTCAACTCAGCCCGCCATCGCCCGGTTCTCCGCCGGCAGCGCCGCC is part of the Streptomyces platensis genome and harbors:
- a CDS encoding AAA family ATPase, which encodes MDFGAQGSPAPAELAWLRAVDAYTVGAYPQAEEEFRAAVRLDPTMADAWLGLHALRADTSIALLRMHRHRDRFGEMRARHRRTLNSWYWLGWWVQPVLETGRDLLLAHASHWLDGRHVAELDQALAGCPPVDTDPQVRFLHACRAYLVKDWDQLVRQTEPLLADPVLGIEAGLFGGMARVRLEMYGQAEPLLSAALMRCRSEQPQRKELRYWLARAHEGTGRSAAALPLYRAVHRVDPAFMDTAARLAAIAEGDGLDEGSDLATVSAAGLGQEAGGDPDPLAPLDPVDGRELLVTGEADGPEGEPGGVPAGGDAAARVKATAPVPRGAERLPAGPADPVLLEKALAELERMVGMEPVKRQVRALSAQLRMARLRASQGLPVQPPKRHFVFSGPSGTGKTTVARILGRVFYALGLLGGDHLVEAQRSDLVGEFLGQTAVKANELIDSALGGVLFVDEAYSLSNSGYSKGDAYGDEALQVLLKRAEDNRDRLVVILAGYPEGMDRLLAANPGLSSRFTSRVDFPSYRPLELTAIGEVLAAENGDRWDEEARDELCSISGHVVEQGWIDELGNGRFLRTLYEKSCAYRDLRLATWPGTPTRDDLATLRLPDLMQAYGEVLSGRGPDPRGRPEY